From the Vibrio metoecus genome, one window contains:
- the rfaH gene encoding transcription/translation regulatory transformer protein RfaH: MKRWYLLYCKRGEQQRAKIHLENQSVECFYPEVCVEKILRGKRQMVQEPLFPSYMFVRFDFEHGPSFTTVRSTRGVVDFVRLGPHPRELQGDLIYQLKQLDCEQMKNLAQQLPEKGQTILVARGPFAGIEAIYQEPDGDTRSIMLVKMISQQVPMSIENTDWEMS; the protein is encoded by the coding sequence ATGAAACGTTGGTATTTACTCTATTGTAAGCGTGGCGAACAGCAGCGCGCGAAGATTCACTTAGAAAATCAGAGTGTTGAATGCTTCTATCCGGAAGTCTGTGTTGAAAAAATTCTACGTGGAAAGCGACAAATGGTTCAAGAACCGCTTTTCCCTTCTTATATGTTTGTGCGTTTTGACTTTGAACACGGTCCATCGTTTACAACCGTGCGTTCAACGCGGGGGGTTGTTGATTTTGTCCGTTTAGGGCCACACCCAAGAGAGCTGCAAGGTGATCTCATTTATCAGCTCAAACAGCTTGATTGTGAGCAAATGAAGAATCTAGCTCAGCAATTACCAGAGAAAGGACAAACCATTCTTGTGGCCAGAGGGCCATTTGCGGGCATCGAAGCCATCTATCAAGAGCCAGATGGGGATACACGTTCAATCATGCTGGTAAAAATGATCAGCCAGCAAGTGCCGATGAGCATTGAAAATACCGATTGGGAAATGAGCTAA